One genomic window of Methylothermaceae bacteria B42 includes the following:
- a CDS encoding histidinol-phosphatase, translated as MTAGIGLPGFEAIDTILLDRDGVINQDSPDFIKSPEEWRPLPGSLEAIARLSQAGYKIIVISNQSGLARGLLDQKTLDAIHDKMLREVSCAGGHIEAIYYCPHGPDDDCPCRKPKPGLLHQFAADFHADLNRALLIGDSWRDVEAARAAGAKAVLVKTGKGQEALKQQPNPGIPVFDNLYQATYVLTKNKIPQPLS; from the coding sequence ATGACGGCCGGGATCGGGCTTCCAGGCTTTGAGGCGATTGACACGATCCTCCTGGACCGGGACGGGGTGATTAATCAAGACTCGCCTGACTTTATCAAGTCCCCGGAGGAATGGCGCCCGCTCCCCGGCAGTCTGGAAGCCATCGCCCGGTTAAGCCAAGCGGGCTACAAAATCATTGTCATCAGCAATCAATCCGGGCTGGCGCGGGGGCTGCTTGACCAGAAAACCCTCGATGCCATCCACGACAAAATGCTTCGGGAAGTATCTTGCGCTGGCGGACACATTGAGGCCATTTATTACTGCCCCCACGGCCCGGACGATGACTGTCCGTGCCGCAAACCCAAGCCCGGCCTGCTCCACCAATTTGCCGCTGATTTCCATGCCGATTTGAACCGGGCCTTGCTGATTGGCGATAGCTGGCGCGACGTGGAAGCCGCCCGCGCGGCGGGCGCCAAAGCAGTGCTGGTCAAAACCGGCAAGGGCCAAGAGGCCCTCAAACAACAGCCCAATCCCGGCATTCCTGTTTTCGATAACCTTTACCAAGCCACCTATGTCCTCACAAAAAACAAAATCCCTCAGCCTTTATCTTAG
- the glyS gene encoding glycine--tRNA ligase subunit beta (glycine--tRNA ligase beta chain; glyS; class II aminoacyl tRNA synthetase; tetramer of alpha(2)beta(2); catalyzes a two-step reaction; first charging a glycine molecule by linking the carboxyl group to the alpha-phosphate of ATP; second by transfer of the aminoacyl-adenylate to its tRNA), with protein MASRDLLFELGTEELPPKALHPLMTALRDETAARLEKAHLRFESIKAYATPRRLALIVHGLAETQPDKSEVRRGPALQAAFGPGGEPTPAALGFAKSCGVEVADLETLKNAKGEWLCCQIHTPGARTQDLIGDVLQQSLAALPIPKRMRWSDLEVEFVRPAHWAVLLFGEEVIPTQILNLKAGNITFGHRFHSPEPLTIANPDHYAQLLFSEGWVIADFDERQARIEEQANKLANQAGGRAHIDSALLQEVTALVEWPVAVMGNFDERFLQLPPEVLITVMQSHQKYFPVRDDNHALLPCFITMANLDSKRLESVREGNERVIRPRLADAEFFWHQDLKIPLEQRLAQLAGIIFQHKLGTLLDKTRRLEKLAVLLADKLHSDSGTALRAAQLSKTDLTTEMVGEFPELQGIMGRYYAQAQGEHEEIAAALEEQYRPRFAGGPLPETRCGEILALADKLDTLVGIFSIGQIPTGAKDPYALRRAALGIIRILIEKQLDLDLKALLQASAENYSHDFDHPQVLATLENFIFDRLKGYLLEKGFTADEFEAVAALKILNLLDFLHRIEAVHAFRQLPEAESLAAANKRIRNILRKSGLTTFAAVDSDRLQAPEEKALLTAVDQARKEINPFLHRRDYTQALQRLAQLKQTVDAFFDHVMVMVEDESVRQNRLNLLHETAALFLQIADISRLQG; from the coding sequence ATGGCCAGCCGCGATTTACTCTTTGAACTGGGCACCGAAGAACTACCTCCCAAGGCCCTGCACCCGCTGATGACCGCGCTTAGGGACGAGACCGCCGCCCGCCTGGAAAAAGCGCATTTGCGCTTTGAATCCATCAAAGCCTACGCCACCCCAAGACGCCTGGCGCTGATTGTCCACGGCTTGGCCGAAACCCAACCAGACAAGAGCGAAGTCCGCCGGGGACCTGCCCTCCAGGCCGCTTTCGGGCCCGGCGGTGAACCTACCCCCGCCGCGCTGGGGTTTGCCAAAAGTTGCGGCGTCGAGGTGGCGGATCTGGAAACTCTGAAAAACGCCAAGGGCGAATGGCTGTGCTGCCAGATCCATACCCCTGGCGCTCGCACCCAGGATTTGATTGGCGATGTCCTCCAACAAAGCCTGGCGGCCCTGCCCATCCCCAAACGGATGCGCTGGAGCGATTTGGAAGTGGAATTCGTCCGCCCGGCCCATTGGGCGGTATTGTTGTTTGGGGAAGAAGTCATCCCAACCCAAATCCTCAATTTAAAGGCCGGAAACATCACTTTCGGTCACCGTTTCCACAGCCCGGAACCTTTGACCATCGCCAACCCAGATCATTACGCGCAATTGCTCTTCAGCGAGGGCTGGGTGATTGCCGATTTCGACGAACGTCAAGCGCGGATTGAAGAACAGGCCAACAAATTAGCGAACCAGGCAGGCGGGCGGGCCCATATCGACTCGGCGCTGCTCCAGGAGGTCACCGCCCTGGTGGAGTGGCCGGTAGCGGTGATGGGCAATTTTGACGAGCGTTTCCTGCAATTGCCGCCGGAAGTTTTGATTACCGTGATGCAGTCCCATCAAAAATATTTTCCGGTCAGGGACGACAATCATGCGCTGCTGCCCTGTTTCATCACCATGGCCAACCTGGACAGCAAACGCCTGGAATCGGTGCGGGAAGGCAACGAACGAGTCATCCGTCCCCGCCTGGCGGATGCCGAGTTCTTCTGGCACCAGGATCTGAAAATTCCCCTGGAGCAAAGGCTGGCGCAACTGGCCGGGATTATTTTCCAGCACAAACTCGGCACCCTGCTGGATAAAACCCGGCGCCTGGAAAAACTGGCCGTTCTCCTGGCCGATAAACTCCACAGCGATAGCGGCACGGCCCTGCGGGCGGCGCAATTATCCAAAACCGACCTGACCACGGAAATGGTGGGTGAATTCCCGGAACTGCAAGGCATCATGGGCCGCTATTACGCCCAGGCCCAGGGAGAACATGAAGAAATCGCCGCCGCCCTGGAAGAGCAATACCGCCCCCGTTTTGCCGGCGGACCGTTGCCGGAAACCCGCTGTGGGGAAATCCTGGCGCTGGCGGACAAACTGGACACCCTGGTGGGGATTTTCAGTATCGGCCAGATTCCTACCGGCGCCAAGGACCCATACGCCCTGCGCCGGGCGGCCTTGGGCATCATCCGTATCTTGATTGAAAAACAGCTGGATCTGGATCTCAAAGCGTTGTTGCAAGCCAGCGCCGAAAACTATAGCCATGACTTTGACCACCCTCAGGTGTTGGCAACGCTGGAAAATTTCATTTTTGACCGGCTGAAGGGCTATTTGCTGGAAAAAGGCTTTACCGCCGATGAATTTGAAGCCGTGGCGGCGCTGAAAATCTTGAACCTGCTGGATTTTCTCCACCGTATCGAAGCCGTTCACGCCTTCCGTCAGTTGCCGGAAGCAGAAAGCCTGGCGGCTGCCAACAAGCGTATTCGCAACATACTGCGCAAATCGGGACTAACCACCTTTGCCGCTGTCGATTCAGACCGGCTGCAAGCGCCAGAAGAAAAGGCGCTCTTGACGGCGGTCGATCAAGCCCGGAAGGAAATCAATCCTTTTCTTCATCGGCGGGATTATACCCAGGCATTACAGCGGCTCGCGCAATTGAAACAAACGGTGGATGCCTTTTTCGACCACGTCATGGTCATGGTGGAGGACGAGTCCGTGCGCCAAAACCGTCTCAATTTACTCCATGAAACCGCGGCCTTGTTCCTGCAAATCGCTGATATTTCACGCCTGCAAGGATGA
- a CDS encoding glycine--tRNA ligase subunit alpha: MHQRDTVAETVPTIETFQDLILALQHYWAGKGCALLQPMDMEVGAGTFHPGTFLRAIGPEPWRTAYVQPSRRPTDGRYGENPNRLQHYYQFQVLLKPSPLEIQELYLESLRQLGFDLLEHDVRFVEDNWESPTLGAWGLGWEVWLDGMEITQFTYFQQVGGLDCRPVSGEITYGLERIAMALQGVESVFDLVWSRNGNEVITYGDVFHQNEVEMSAYNFEHANVDFLLQSFDHYAAECQQLLEQNLPLPAYDQVLKASHTFNLLDARHAISVTERQRYILRVRELARGVAQCYYESREKLGFPMLRKEDQ, translated from the coding sequence ATCCATCAGCGAGACACCGTGGCGGAAACTGTTCCAACCATCGAAACCTTTCAAGACCTCATTTTGGCCTTGCAGCATTATTGGGCCGGCAAAGGATGCGCCCTGCTCCAACCCATGGACATGGAAGTAGGCGCCGGCACCTTTCATCCCGGCACCTTTCTCCGGGCGATCGGACCCGAACCCTGGCGCACTGCCTATGTGCAACCCTCCCGCCGGCCGACCGATGGCCGCTATGGGGAAAACCCCAACCGCCTGCAACATTATTATCAATTCCAGGTGCTGCTCAAACCGTCCCCCCTGGAAATCCAGGAATTATACTTGGAGTCGTTGCGCCAATTGGGGTTCGATTTGTTGGAGCATGATGTCCGCTTCGTGGAAGACAACTGGGAATCCCCCACCCTGGGCGCCTGGGGACTGGGCTGGGAGGTCTGGCTGGACGGCATGGAAATCACTCAATTCACCTATTTCCAGCAAGTAGGCGGGCTCGACTGCCGCCCAGTCAGCGGCGAAATCACCTATGGGCTGGAAAGAATCGCCATGGCCCTGCAAGGGGTCGAAAGCGTTTTCGATCTCGTCTGGAGCCGCAACGGCAATGAAGTGATCACCTACGGTGATGTCTTCCACCAAAACGAAGTGGAAATGTCCGCTTACAATTTCGAACACGCCAACGTGGATTTTCTTTTGCAAAGCTTCGACCACTATGCCGCCGAATGCCAGCAATTGCTTGAACAAAATCTGCCCCTGCCCGCTTACGACCAGGTGCTGAAGGCATCCCATACGTTCAACTTGCTCGATGCCCGCCACGCCATTTCAGTCACCGAACGGCAACGCTATATCCTCAGAGTCCGGGAACTGGCCCGCGGCGTCGCCCAATGCTATTACGAAAGCCGTGAAAAGCTGGGGTTCCCCATGTTGCGCAAGGAGGATCAATAA
- a CDS encoding addiction module protein codes for MNTKHLIDEAISLPVEKRVLMVDLLLRSLNQPESEIDEIWAEEAKRRLADLRSKRVEAIPGDEVFKKVWKRFEK; via the coding sequence ATGAATACCAAACATCTGATTGATGAAGCAATATCCCTTCCTGTGGAAAAACGCGTATTGATGGTTGATTTACTGCTCCGTAGCTTAAATCAACCGGAATCTGAAATTGATGAAATCTGGGCTGAAGAGGCAAAACGTCGTCTTGCAGATCTTAGATCCAAGCGAGTAGAGGCGATACCGGGAGACGAGGTTTTCAAGAAGGTCTGGAAAAGATTCGAGAAATGA
- a CDS encoding plasmid stabilization protein, translating to MNFSFHPEAEEELNEAIDYYEEIEPGLGYDFALEVFSAISRAVEFPKAWAVLEGDVRRSLVSRFPYGVLYSEVDNEIFVLAVMNLHREPGYWKKRKEGRQE from the coding sequence ATGAACTTTTCCTTTCACCCCGAAGCAGAGGAAGAATTAAATGAAGCAATAGATTACTATGAGGAAATTGAACCTGGTTTGGGTTATGACTTCGCATTGGAAGTTTTTTCAGCTATCAGCCGGGCGGTTGAATTTCCAAAGGCTTGGGCGGTCCTGGAAGGAGATGTCAGAAGGTCTTTGGTAAGCCGGTTTCCCTATGGGGTTCTGTATTCAGAGGTTGATAACGAGATATTCGTATTGGCAGTGATGAATCTGCATCGGGAACCGGGATATTGGAAGAAAAGGAAGGAGGGCAGACAGGAATGA
- a CDS encoding gamma-glutamyl-phosphate reductase, whose product MIEDIQNYMTAVGEKAKRASRAMDRAETGHKDQALLAIADQIESGRDRIKAENAKDLAAGKARGLSAAMLDRLELTDSRIDAMAEGLRQIAALADPVGQVSDLNYRPSGIQVGKMRVPLGVIGIIYESRPNVTVDAAGLCLKSGNACILRGGSESLHSNQALAACIREGLEQAGLPQAAVQVIETTDRAAVGKLLKMDQYVDVIVPRGGKGLIERIIAESRIPVIKHLDGICHVYIDDRADLQKALDIAFNAKTQRFGVCNAMETLLVAEGIAPQVLPRLADRFQEAGVELRGCEKTRGLIPQCLPATDEDWATEYLAPILSIRVVSGLDEAMDHIYRYSSSHTEAIVTEDYTRARRFLREVDSSSVMVNASTRFADGFEYGLGAEIGISTDKLHARGPVGLEGLTTQKFIVLGDGQIRT is encoded by the coding sequence ATGATTGAAGACATCCAAAACTACATGACCGCCGTTGGCGAGAAAGCCAAAAGGGCATCCCGCGCCATGGACCGGGCGGAAACTGGGCATAAGGATCAAGCGCTATTGGCGATAGCGGACCAGATAGAATCCGGCCGGGATCGGATAAAGGCCGAAAACGCCAAGGATTTGGCCGCCGGCAAAGCGCGGGGCTTGAGCGCCGCCATGCTCGACCGCCTGGAACTGACCGACAGCCGCATCGACGCCATGGCCGAAGGACTGCGCCAGATCGCCGCGCTTGCGGACCCGGTGGGGCAAGTCTCGGATTTGAATTACCGCCCGTCCGGCATTCAGGTGGGAAAAATGCGAGTGCCTTTGGGGGTCATCGGCATCATTTACGAATCCCGTCCCAATGTCACCGTGGATGCGGCGGGCTTGTGCCTCAAGTCCGGCAATGCCTGTATTCTCCGGGGAGGCTCCGAATCCCTGCATTCCAACCAGGCCCTGGCCGCCTGCATCCGCGAAGGTCTGGAACAGGCGGGACTGCCCCAGGCAGCGGTGCAGGTGATCGAAACCACGGACCGGGCCGCCGTTGGCAAGCTGTTGAAGATGGACCAGTACGTGGACGTGATTGTGCCCAGGGGCGGCAAGGGACTGATAGAAAGAATCATCGCCGAATCCCGGATTCCAGTGATCAAGCATCTGGACGGCATCTGCCACGTTTACATCGATGACCGGGCGGATTTGCAAAAGGCGCTGGATATCGCCTTCAACGCCAAAACCCAGCGCTTTGGCGTTTGCAATGCCATGGAAACCCTGCTGGTGGCAGAAGGCATTGCCCCTCAAGTGTTGCCCCGGCTGGCGGACAGATTCCAGGAAGCCGGCGTGGAACTTCGCGGCTGTGAAAAAACCAGGGGATTGATTCCCCAGTGCCTTCCCGCCACCGACGAAGATTGGGCCACCGAATATCTGGCACCGATCCTCTCTATTCGCGTGGTTTCCGGCTTGGATGAAGCGATGGATCACATTTACCGCTATAGCTCCAGCCACACCGAAGCCATTGTCACCGAGGATTACACCCGCGCCCGGCGTTTCTTGCGGGAGGTGGATTCCAGTTCGGTCATGGTCAACGCCTCCACCCGCTTTGCCGACGGTTTTGAGTATGGCCTGGGGGCTGAAATCGGCATCAGCACCGACAAACTCCACGCCCGGGGCCCGGTGGGGCTGGAAGGGCTGACCACGCAGAAATTCATCGTCCTGGGAGACGGCCAGATCCGCACCTGA
- a CDS encoding nicotinic acid mononucleotide adenylyltransferase, translated as MIGIYGGTFDPVHFGHLRTALEVKEALELEQVRFIPCRLPPHRNPPFFSPEQRLNFLQTATADEPGFVVDTRELDRPGPSYMVETLESLRQDLGETPICLILGLDAFLGLPGWHRWESLFELAHLVVMDRPGYRPEWKNPLRSHVTQRTESQALSLHEIAAGKIFFQPVTHLEISGTQIRQCLKQGRSPRFLTPDKVLLLMYHPT; from the coding sequence ATGATCGGCATTTACGGCGGCACGTTCGATCCGGTTCACTTCGGCCACCTGCGCACGGCGCTGGAAGTCAAGGAAGCCCTCGAACTGGAGCAAGTCCGTTTTATCCCCTGCCGCCTTCCCCCCCATCGCAACCCCCCGTTCTTCTCTCCGGAGCAGCGATTAAACTTTCTCCAAACCGCTACAGCAGATGAACCGGGATTCGTTGTGGACACCCGCGAACTCGACCGCCCCGGCCCTTCCTACATGGTGGAAACGCTGGAATCCCTGCGACAGGATTTGGGCGAAACGCCCATTTGCCTGATTCTAGGATTGGACGCCTTTTTGGGTCTGCCCGGTTGGCACCGCTGGGAATCTTTGTTCGAACTGGCCCATCTGGTGGTGATGGACCGGCCGGGTTACCGCCCTGAATGGAAGAACCCTTTACGTTCTCATGTGACACAACGGACGGAAAGTCAAGCACTTTCCCTGCATGAAATAGCTGCCGGAAAAATCTTCTTTCAGCCTGTCACCCACTTGGAAATTTCCGGGACTCAAATCCGCCAATGTCTCAAACAAGGGAGAAGTCCCCGCTTTTTGACGCCGGATAAGGTGTTGTTGTTGATGTATCACCCGACCTGA
- a CDS encoding RNA polymerase subunit sigma-70 produces the protein MNREQQQSQIKELIARGKLQGYLTYVEVNDHLPSEIVDPEQVEDIISMINDMGIEVLEEPPENAEILPEVVVTGDEEEAAEVAAALVSVDNEYGRTTDPVRMYMREMGTVELLTREDELEIAMRIEEGQNQVAEALSRFPAIIEHFIASLELALAGEAKMTDLISGFIDLSQPVETIVPTKPSSEADADEDDEVAEVDTGPDPDEVKDKLKQLKKHYNKVLKSLKQHGYEDKKTQKAYDDLAKVFMEFRRTPQFFKELSAILARVVSEIRAQEKMILDICVKKARMPRKLFIETFIGHESDPQWLKQHLESGKPYAEVLKEFQEEIKKAQHKLAVVEKDNFLGIEQIKDINRRVSIGEAKARRAKKEMIEANLRLVISIAKKYTNRGLQFLDLIQEGNIGLMKAVDKFEYRRGYKFSTYATWWIRQAITRSIADQARTIRIPVHMIETINKLNRVSRQMLQEMGREPTPEELAERMEMPEDKVRKVLKIAKEPISMETPIGDDEDSHLGDFIEDAKVLSPVEAATIEGLREAMQSVLSSLTAREAKVLRMRFGIDMNTDHTLEEVGKQFDVTRERIRQIEAKALRKLRHPTRSDGLRSFLDAD, from the coding sequence ATGAATCGAGAACAGCAACAGTCACAAATTAAAGAACTCATTGCCAGAGGCAAGCTGCAGGGTTATTTGACCTATGTGGAAGTCAACGATCACTTGCCCAGCGAAATCGTCGACCCTGAGCAGGTGGAAGATATCATCAGTATGATCAATGACATGGGGATCGAAGTTCTCGAAGAACCCCCTGAGAATGCGGAGATCTTGCCGGAAGTTGTCGTGACTGGCGACGAAGAAGAAGCCGCCGAGGTGGCGGCTGCCCTAGTGTCAGTGGATAACGAATATGGCCGGACCACGGACCCTGTGCGCATGTACATGCGGGAAATGGGAACGGTGGAATTGCTCACCCGCGAGGACGAGCTGGAAATCGCCATGCGCATCGAGGAAGGCCAAAACCAGGTTGCCGAAGCGCTTTCCCGTTTTCCTGCCATCATCGAACATTTCATTGCTTCTTTGGAATTGGCTTTGGCGGGCGAAGCCAAGATGACCGACTTGATTTCCGGCTTTATTGATTTGTCTCAACCGGTAGAGACAATCGTGCCGACAAAACCCTCTTCGGAGGCTGATGCGGATGAGGATGATGAAGTTGCAGAGGTGGATACCGGGCCCGACCCAGACGAAGTCAAAGACAAGTTGAAGCAACTTAAGAAACATTACAACAAGGTACTGAAAAGCCTGAAACAACACGGCTATGAAGACAAGAAAACCCAGAAGGCTTACGACGACTTGGCCAAAGTCTTCATGGAATTCCGCAGAACGCCACAGTTTTTCAAAGAGTTGTCCGCCATTCTTGCGCGGGTGGTAAGTGAAATTCGTGCCCAGGAGAAAATGATTCTCGATATTTGCGTTAAAAAGGCGCGAATGCCCCGGAAGTTGTTTATTGAAACCTTTATCGGCCACGAAAGCGACCCGCAGTGGTTGAAACAACACCTTGAGTCCGGAAAACCGTATGCCGAAGTACTCAAAGAATTCCAAGAAGAAATTAAAAAGGCTCAGCACAAACTAGCTGTCGTCGAAAAAGACAATTTCCTGGGCATAGAACAAATTAAAGACATTAATCGCCGGGTTTCCATTGGCGAAGCAAAAGCGCGGCGGGCGAAGAAAGAAATGATTGAGGCTAACTTGCGCCTTGTTATTTCTATTGCCAAAAAATACACCAACCGGGGTCTGCAATTCCTTGACCTGATCCAGGAAGGCAACATCGGTTTAATGAAAGCCGTGGATAAATTCGAATACCGCCGGGGTTATAAATTCTCAACTTACGCCACTTGGTGGATTCGTCAGGCCATTACGCGCTCCATTGCAGATCAGGCGCGTACCATCCGAATTCCGGTACACATGATTGAAACCATCAACAAACTCAATCGGGTATCCCGGCAAATGCTGCAGGAAATGGGCAGAGAACCCACGCCTGAGGAACTGGCGGAAAGAATGGAAATGCCGGAAGATAAAGTCAGGAAGGTACTGAAAATCGCCAAGGAGCCGATCTCAATGGAAACGCCCATCGGTGATGACGAAGATTCTCATTTGGGAGATTTCATTGAAGACGCAAAGGTGCTCTCTCCCGTGGAAGCCGCTACCATCGAAGGCCTGCGGGAAGCCATGCAAAGCGTCCTCTCCAGCCTGACGGCGCGGGAGGCCAAAGTCTTGCGCATGCGTTTCGGGATTGACATGAACACCGATCATACGTTAGAAGAAGTTGGCAAACAATTCGATGTCACCCGCGAGCGGATCAGGCAAATAGAAGCCAAGGCCCTGCGTAAACTGCGCCACCCTACCCGTTCCGACGGGCTGCGCAGCTTTTTGGATGCCGATTAA